From the Planctomycetia bacterium genome, the window CGGCCGATGAACGCCGCGGCCCGGTGCAAGCTCACTACCGGATGACGTGCCTGGCGAGGCCGACGCCGCGCGACATCGTGAGCCGGTTTGCGGTGATGATGAAAAACTTGGTGCGACAGCAAGGGGTGACCTCGCTCGGCGGCTCCTGCATCCTGACCGGGTCGGGTATGGCGTTCCCACGCGCAGTGCTGGAACACGTCGAGCTTTCGAGCGGCAATCTCGTCGAAGACATGCAACTGTCGTTCGATCTGCTCTTGGCAGGCTACGTGCCGACATTCTGCGTCGAAGCCGAAGTCGTGGCCCCGTTGCCGAATCAGCATGGTGCTTCGATCGCGCAACGGACTCGTTGGGAACACGGCCATTTGCAGACCTTGCTGCATCGCGCGCCGCGGCTGTTCTGGGCCGGCCTGCGGCAACGTCGGGCAGTGTTGCTCGGCGCGGCAATGGATTTGGCTGTGCCGCCGCTGTCGCTCTTGGTCGTCGCTTGGTGCGGTGCGCTCGGGGCATCGTTGCTCGGCATCGCTTGCGGCACGAACGCCGTGGCGGCGCTCGTCGCGCTCGGCTCGGGTTGCCTGCTGTTGGCGAGTGTGTTGATCGCCCACTTCCGCTTCAACGGCGAAACCACGCTGGCGGCGTTGTTGACGGCCGTGCCTTACTACGTCTGCGGCAAGCTGCCGATTTACTTCTCCTTCCTCTTGCGGCGACAAACCGTGTGGGTCCGAACCGATCGCGCTACCGGGCCGTTGCACTTGCATACTTCGACACAGCACCGCGCCGAACAGGCCTAACGCTTTCTTCCGTTTTCGTATCGAGCTGCCATGATTTCTCAAGATCGAATCGGAGTCGTCGCGATCGGCCGCAACGAAGGGGAGCGGCTGCGCACCTGTTTGCGCTCGCTCGTCGGCCGTGCCGGCGCGGTCGTGTATGTCGATTCCGGTTCGACCGACGGCAGCGTCGCGCTCGCGCGCTCGTTGGGTGCCGAGGTCGTCGAACTCGACCTCGCTCTCCCCTTCACCGCGGCTCGGGCCCGCAACGCCGGCTTCGAGCGCTTGCGGCAGGTGTTGCCTGCGGTTGAGTTCGTGCAGTTCGTCGACGGCGATTGCGAAGTCCGTTCCGGTTGGCTCGCGGATGCGATTGCGGCGTTCGAGGGGCAGCCCCGTTGGGCGGTCGTGTGCGGACGTCGACGCGAGCGCCGGCCCGAGGCTTCGGTGTTCAATCGGCTGTGCGATATCGAATGGGACACGCCGGTCGGCGAGGCCTCGGCTTGCGGCGGCGATGCGCTGATGCGGGTCGTGGCGTTCGTCGAAGTCGGCGGCTTCGATGACTCGCTCATCGCCGGCGAAGAGCCGGAGATGTGCGTGCGGATGCGTCGGCATGGGTGGACGATTCATCGACTCGCGGCCGAGATGACTTGGCACGACGCCGCCATGACGCGGCTCGGCCAGTGGTGGAAGCGAACCGTAAGGGCCGGACATGGGCGCGTGTATCGGCATTGTCGTCGGCGCGGACTATCGCAGGCCGATGCCGCGCGCTATGCCGCGTTCACTACGCTCGGAAAGTTTCCGGGCCTCGTCGGGCAGTTGCAGTATTGGGGAAATCGGCTCTTGCGCCGGCGAACACGACTGATCGAATATAAAGGGGCCGCGGCATGAGCCACGTTGCTGAAGCGCTGGAGGAAGACTTGTCGCCGTCGGTCGCCGCTACGGAAGCGTGCGATGTCGACGCCGAGCGCGTGAGCGCGAGGCGCACGCGCGTGGCGTACTTGGTGAATCAGTACCCACAGCCGAGCCATAGTTTTATTCGTCGCGAGATTCGGGCGCTCGAAGACCAGGGCTACGAGGTCCGACGCTTCACCGTGCGCAGCTATGCGGGAAAGCTCGTCGACGAACAAGACCGCGCCGAGCGGAACCGAACGACGGCGCTCTTGGATGTCGGCGTGCTGCGGATGCTCGCGGCCGTGCTGCAAGTGTTCGTTGCATCGCCGCGCGTGTTCGTGCGGGCGCTGAAGCTCGCAATCCGTTTGGGAAAGCGCTCCGACCGCGGACGCTTATTGAACTTGGTGTACTTCGCCGAAGCGTGCGTCTTGCGAAAGCTGTTGCAAGCCGGCGGCATCGAGCATGTGCATGCCCATTTCGGCACCAACTCGACTTCGGTGGCGATGCTGTGCCGCGAGTTGGGAGGGCCTGCCTACAGCTTCACCGTGCATGGGCCAGAGGAGTTCGATAAGCCGGAGTTTTTGCATCTCGGCGAGAAGATCGAGCGCTCGGCGTTCGTGGTTGCGATCAGCGAATATGGCCGGAGCCAGCTTTATCGACAGTGCTCGTATGAGCATTGGGCGAAGATTCAAGTCGTGAGGTGCGGGGTCGACGCGCAGTTCCACGACGTGGCACCGACGCCGCCGGCTGCCGCAGCGCGACTCGTGTGCGTGGCCCGACTGCATGAGCAAAAGGGCTTGCCGATGCTCGTGGATGCCGCGGCTCGGCTGAAGCGCGAAGGGCTCACGTTTCAGATCGACGTGATCGGCGACGGGCCGTTGCGAAGTGGCCTCGAAGCGAAGATCGCCGAATTCGGCTTGGAAAATTTTGTGCGCCTGTTGGGCTGGAAAAGCGGCGCCGAAGTGCGCGAGGCGCTGCTCGCTTCGCGAGCGCTTGTGTTGCCGAGCTTCGCTGAAGGCTTGCCCGTCGTGATTATGGAAGCCTTGGCGCTGCATCGACCGGTCGTGAGTACCTACGTGGCCGGGATTCCGGAACTCGTCGAACCGGGCATCAACGGCTGGCTCGTACCGGCCGGCGCGATCGAACCGCTGGTCGAGGCGATGCGCGAAGTGCTCGCGGCGTCCGTCGAAGAACTGGCCTTGATGGGAGCCGATGGTGCGCGACGAACCTCGGAGCGGCATCACGCTTCGACCGAAGCCGCACGTTTGGCCCGACTGATCGAACAGACTCGATAACCCTTCCCCGGCAGATCTTTCGACATGGCTCCTGCGACCGAAATCGCGACTCCTCTGATCGACGGCGTGCCGCACGCTTCGTCGGCGCTGGCCGAACTGCATTTGCAGGCCGAGCGCGTGAATGCCGTGGTTCCGGCGCTGACGCAGCAGGAATCGGCATCGGGCCGGCGCGTCGTCAGCGGGTCGCTCTGGACGATCGCGGGTTACGGCACCGGGCAAGTGATTCGCTTGGTCGGCAACATCCTCGTTTCGCGATTGGTGTTGCCGGAAGCGTTCGGCATTATGGCGCTGGTCAACATC encodes:
- a CDS encoding glycosyltransferase family 2 protein: MLEIFEYLLLANVLLTAIPIVVLFVECCAALRPLGKRTATARRPSVDVLIPAHNEEDVLEATLRSVAAQILPGDRILVVADNCSDSTAAIARRAGAEVAERHDTVRRGKGYALDHGLRVSKQNAREVVVIVDADCTLGPGALDLLARTADERRGPVQAHYRMTCLARPTPRDIVSRFAVMMKNLVRQQGVTSLGGSCILTGSGMAFPRAVLEHVELSSGNLVEDMQLSFDLLLAGYVPTFCVEAEVVAPLPNQHGASIAQRTRWEHGHLQTLLHRAPRLFWAGLRQRRAVLLGAAMDLAVPPLSLLVVAWCGALGASLLGIACGTNAVAALVALGSGCLLLASVLIAHFRFNGETTLAALLTAVPYYVCGKLPIYFSFLLRRQTVWVRTDRATGPLHLHTSTQHRAEQA
- a CDS encoding glycosyltransferase, which translates into the protein MISQDRIGVVAIGRNEGERLRTCLRSLVGRAGAVVYVDSGSTDGSVALARSLGAEVVELDLALPFTAARARNAGFERLRQVLPAVEFVQFVDGDCEVRSGWLADAIAAFEGQPRWAVVCGRRRERRPEASVFNRLCDIEWDTPVGEASACGGDALMRVVAFVEVGGFDDSLIAGEEPEMCVRMRRHGWTIHRLAAEMTWHDAAMTRLGQWWKRTVRAGHGRVYRHCRRRGLSQADAARYAAFTTLGKFPGLVGQLQYWGNRLLRRRTRLIEYKGAAA
- a CDS encoding glycosyltransferase family 4 protein, translated to MSHVAEALEEDLSPSVAATEACDVDAERVSARRTRVAYLVNQYPQPSHSFIRREIRALEDQGYEVRRFTVRSYAGKLVDEQDRAERNRTTALLDVGVLRMLAAVLQVFVASPRVFVRALKLAIRLGKRSDRGRLLNLVYFAEACVLRKLLQAGGIEHVHAHFGTNSTSVAMLCRELGGPAYSFTVHGPEEFDKPEFLHLGEKIERSAFVVAISEYGRSQLYRQCSYEHWAKIQVVRCGVDAQFHDVAPTPPAAAARLVCVARLHEQKGLPMLVDAAARLKREGLTFQIDVIGDGPLRSGLEAKIAEFGLENFVRLLGWKSGAEVREALLASRALVLPSFAEGLPVVIMEALALHRPVVSTYVAGIPELVEPGINGWLVPAGAIEPLVEAMREVLAASVEELALMGADGARRTSERHHASTEAARLARLIEQTR